The Prevotella sp. E9-3 genome has a window encoding:
- a CDS encoding diphosphate--fructose-6-phosphate 1-phosphotransferase: MQKSALQVARAAYQPKLPLGLQGAVKVQEGAPTQSVDNQEEIKALFPNTYGMPLVEFVPGQETAHEKMNVGIILSGGQAPGGHNVITGLFDAVKKLNPENRLFGFILGPGGLVDHNYMELTADIIDEYRNTGGFDMIGSGRTKLEKVDQFEKGLEIIRELGIKAIVIIGGDDSNTNACVLAEYYAAKNYGVQVIGCPKTIDGDLKNDQIETSFGFDTACKTYSELIGNIERDCNSARKYWHFIKVMGRSASHIALECALQTQPNICLVSEEVEAKQMSLDDVVSYIAETVAARAKDGNNFGTVIIPEGLIEFIPAIKKLIAQLNDVLALPEAKNISRDEQVDFAKSHLSDENLAVFNSLPVGVARQLALDRDPHGNVQVSLIETEKLLSTMVAQKLEKMKKEGKYVGKFSAQHHFFGYEGRCAAPSNFDADYCYALGASAAQLIAAGKTGYMAIVKNTTAPAAEWKAGGVPITMMMNMERRNGEMKPVIRKALVELDGKPFKAFAANREKWARETAYIYPGPIQYWGPTEVCDQPTRTLALEQAK, from the coding sequence ATGCAGAAAAGTGCATTGCAGGTGGCAAGAGCCGCCTATCAGCCCAAATTGCCTCTCGGCTTGCAGGGCGCAGTGAAAGTGCAGGAAGGTGCTCCTACACAGAGTGTTGATAATCAGGAAGAAATCAAGGCTCTCTTCCCTAACACCTACGGAATGCCACTCGTAGAATTCGTTCCCGGTCAAGAGACTGCTCACGAAAAGATGAACGTTGGTATCATTCTCAGTGGTGGTCAGGCTCCTGGCGGTCACAACGTAATCACTGGCCTTTTTGATGCTGTTAAGAAGTTGAACCCCGAAAACCGTCTGTTCGGTTTTATCCTGGGTCCTGGCGGTCTTGTTGATCATAACTATATGGAGCTCACTGCCGACATCATTGACGAGTATCGTAATACTGGCGGTTTTGATATGATCGGTTCTGGTCGTACCAAATTGGAAAAAGTTGACCAGTTTGAGAAAGGCCTTGAGATTATCCGTGAACTTGGTATTAAGGCTATCGTTATTATCGGTGGTGACGACTCAAATACCAACGCTTGTGTTTTGGCTGAATACTATGCTGCCAAGAACTATGGCGTACAGGTGATTGGTTGTCCTAAGACTATTGATGGCGACTTGAAGAATGATCAGATTGAGACTTCATTCGGCTTCGATACCGCATGTAAGACTTATTCAGAGTTGATTGGCAATATCGAGCGTGACTGTAACTCTGCACGCAAATACTGGCACTTCATCAAGGTGATGGGCCGTTCTGCTTCTCACATCGCTTTGGAGTGCGCTCTGCAGACTCAGCCAAACATCTGCCTTGTTTCTGAAGAGGTAGAGGCCAAGCAGATGAGCCTGGACGATGTAGTTAGCTATATCGCAGAGACCGTAGCTGCCCGCGCTAAGGATGGCAATAACTTCGGTACTGTTATTATCCCAGAAGGTCTGATTGAGTTCATCCCTGCTATCAAGAAACTGATTGCTCAGCTCAACGATGTGCTGGCTTTACCCGAGGCAAAGAACATCAGCCGCGACGAGCAGGTTGACTTCGCTAAGAGTCATCTTTCTGACGAGAATCTTGCAGTGTTCAACAGCCTGCCTGTTGGCGTAGCCCGTCAGTTGGCTCTTGACCGCGATCCTCACGGAAACGTACAGGTGTCACTTATTGAAACCGAAAAACTGTTGTCTACTATGGTAGCTCAGAAGCTGGAGAAGATGAAGAAGGAAGGAAAATATGTTGGCAAGTTCTCTGCTCAGCACCACTTCTTCGGATATGAGGGACGCTGCGCTGCTCCTTCTAACTTCGATGCTGACTACTGCTACGCTCTGGGTGCCAGCGCTGCTCAGCTGATTGCAGCCGGCAAAACTGGTTACATGGCTATCGTGAAGAATACTACAGCTCCTGCTGCAGAGTGGAAAGCCGGTGGCGTGCCCATCACTATGATGATGAACATGGAGCGTCGTAACGGTGAGATGAAGCCCGTTATCCGTAAGGCTCTCGTAGAGCTTGATGGTAAACCCTTCAAGGCTTTTGCTGCCAACCGTGAGAAATGGGCTCGCGAGACTGCTTATATTTATCCTGGTCCAATCCAGTACTGGGGCCCCACAGAAGTGTGCGATCAGCCCACACGTACCCTTGCTTTGGAGCAGGCAAAATAA
- a CDS encoding 1-acyl-sn-glycerol-3-phosphate acyltransferase, whose translation MWKKFCNWLLYKRMGWRAEVSEPHPDKYIICLAPHTSNWDFLIGQLYNGAMGLGSNFLMKKEWFFWPLGPIFRKMGGIPVYRQKHMRMTDAMAETARKATTFHLCITPEGTRSRVEEWKKGFYFIAQGAGIPILLYGIDYERKLIQCTKTIIPTGDIEADMRDIKLYFKDFKGKNPENFTIGEI comes from the coding sequence ATGTGGAAGAAATTCTGTAACTGGCTATTGTACAAGCGAATGGGATGGCGTGCCGAAGTTTCGGAGCCCCATCCCGATAAATATATTATCTGTCTGGCTCCTCACACTAGCAATTGGGATTTTCTTATTGGCCAACTTTATAATGGTGCGATGGGGTTGGGCTCCAATTTTTTAATGAAGAAAGAATGGTTTTTCTGGCCATTAGGTCCTATCTTCCGCAAGATGGGCGGTATTCCTGTATATCGTCAGAAACACATGCGTATGACCGATGCAATGGCTGAAACAGCACGAAAGGCAACCACTTTTCATCTATGTATTACACCAGAGGGAACTCGTTCTCGGGTAGAAGAATGGAAGAAAGGTTTTTATTTCATAGCCCAAGGTGCAGGCATTCCAATTCTTCTTTATGGTATTGACTACGAACGCAAACTGATCCAGTGCACCAAGACAATCATACCCACTGGTGATATTGAAGCCGACATGCGCGATATTAAACTCTATTTCAAGGACTTCAAAGGTAAAAACCCAGAGAATTTCACGATTGGAGAAATATAA
- a CDS encoding xanthan lyase, whose product MKIFTKRFFFVAGALFMPLLPSFLLDAQPTSWEKIEHIGKPWVSNVSRPYEITEGMEGRHLALWASHGRFYDIGKERWRWQRPPLYTTCEDLFTQTIVVPYLMPMLENAGAIVFSPRERDWQRHEVIVDNDGSNSSLYFETQEHNHWMRCMDKGFAFHNGYYHDGENPFEAGTARMVEATKDANNLSTVNYQPNIPESGKYAVYVSYQTLPSSVDDAHYIVWHQGQKTEFRVNQRMGGSTWVYLGTFTFDSGCNEQNRVVLTNQSQQIGMVTADAVRFGGGMGNIERGGDVSHLPRCLEGARYYAQWAGMPYNVYSSKNGENDYADDINARSLMLNELCGGSVYAPDSTGRKVPIELSLAVHSDAGYNKPDGEGIYGSLTICTTGYGDSLLAAGCSRQMSKELASELLDNTTADLQYRYRTWEPREVYDRNYSETRVPIVPSAILETLSHQSFNDMRYGLDPNFRFTLARSIYKTLLKYTARKHHKDYVVTPLTPHNFNIEFTEQGDGQVIISWTPTLDSQEPTSKPTAYVLYIAEGDGDFDNGTLIKGTAVTTRLRPGALVHFRVAAVNNGGISFPSQVLTASYQSAESKKILIIDGFQRLSSPSVTAQGFDLDDDPGITFGRTCGILGRQRGFDPAFIGIEDSTGLGYTSSEMEGRFIGGHEFDYVRSHAKAIFNSGKYNIISCSSEAIDRQPLYKYDAVDLLLGLQCDDGHSLLTYKAFPDNLRSSISQYAVQGGRILTSGAYIGRDMKSDDDIFFLSEVLKCQHFGTYRDSIETIKGLGTTFDFYHQLNEQHYAATSCDVLMPVSEGAFCAMLYGNGTSAATAYRGPGYRTFTMGFPLECIKEDSKRTAIMRGVLNFLLQ is encoded by the coding sequence ATGAAGATCTTTACTAAACGATTCTTTTTTGTAGCAGGGGCATTATTTATGCCACTGCTTCCTTCTTTTCTATTGGATGCCCAACCAACAAGTTGGGAGAAAATTGAGCATATAGGAAAGCCATGGGTTAGCAATGTCTCACGTCCTTATGAAATCACTGAAGGAATGGAAGGGCGTCACTTGGCGCTATGGGCTTCACATGGTCGTTTTTACGATATAGGAAAAGAGCGTTGGCGATGGCAGCGTCCCCCACTCTACACTACTTGCGAGGACCTGTTTACCCAAACCATTGTGGTTCCCTACCTCATGCCCATGTTGGAAAATGCAGGAGCCATTGTTTTTTCCCCTCGCGAACGCGACTGGCAACGTCATGAAGTGATTGTTGACAATGACGGTTCCAATTCTTCCCTTTATTTTGAAACCCAAGAGCACAACCACTGGATGCGCTGCATGGACAAAGGGTTTGCCTTTCACAATGGCTATTATCATGATGGTGAGAATCCTTTCGAAGCAGGAACAGCACGTATGGTAGAAGCCACCAAGGATGCCAACAACCTGAGCACCGTGAACTACCAGCCTAATATTCCTGAAAGTGGGAAATATGCTGTGTACGTAAGCTACCAGACATTACCTTCAAGTGTTGACGATGCTCATTATATTGTTTGGCACCAAGGTCAGAAAACCGAATTCAGGGTAAACCAGCGAATGGGTGGTTCCACCTGGGTTTATTTAGGCACCTTCACTTTCGATAGCGGATGCAATGAGCAGAATCGTGTGGTACTAACCAATCAAAGCCAGCAAATAGGTATGGTCACGGCCGATGCGGTACGTTTTGGCGGTGGTATGGGCAACATTGAGCGCGGTGGTGATGTGAGTCATCTGCCCCGATGCCTTGAGGGTGCCCGATATTATGCCCAGTGGGCTGGTATGCCATATAATGTCTATTCATCCAAAAATGGTGAGAACGACTACGCCGATGACATTAATGCCCGTTCATTGATGCTCAACGAATTGTGCGGTGGTTCTGTCTATGCACCAGATTCCACAGGTCGCAAAGTACCCATTGAGCTATCGTTAGCCGTTCATAGTGATGCCGGTTATAATAAGCCCGATGGTGAAGGTATTTATGGTTCATTGACCATCTGTACTACAGGCTATGGCGATTCACTTTTGGCTGCAGGCTGTTCACGCCAGATGTCGAAAGAACTGGCTTCTGAGTTATTAGACAATACCACAGCCGACCTTCAGTATCGCTATCGCACATGGGAGCCTCGAGAAGTATATGATCGCAACTACTCTGAAACGCGTGTTCCCATAGTACCTTCTGCTATCCTTGAAACCCTGTCCCACCAGAGTTTCAATGATATGCGCTATGGCCTTGACCCCAACTTTCGTTTCACGTTGGCTCGTTCTATCTACAAGACACTGCTCAAATATACAGCACGCAAACACCACAAGGATTACGTTGTAACTCCTCTTACTCCTCATAATTTCAATATCGAATTTACTGAACAAGGCGATGGTCAGGTGATCATCAGTTGGACACCGACTCTCGATTCGCAGGAGCCGACATCCAAACCTACGGCTTACGTACTATATATCGCTGAAGGAGATGGAGATTTCGACAATGGTACTCTCATCAAGGGAACGGCTGTTACCACCCGACTTCGCCCGGGAGCCCTTGTTCATTTCCGAGTAGCAGCTGTCAACAATGGCGGCATCAGTTTCCCCTCACAAGTACTCACCGCTTCTTACCAGTCGGCAGAAAGCAAGAAGATCCTCATTATCGATGGCTTCCAGCGTCTTTCCTCTCCATCAGTGACAGCTCAGGGATTCGATTTAGACGATGATCCTGGCATAACCTTTGGCCGCACCTGTGGTATTCTTGGCCGTCAAAGAGGTTTCGATCCGGCCTTTATTGGCATTGAGGATTCTACCGGCTTGGGATACACCTCTTCAGAGATGGAAGGCCGCTTCATTGGTGGCCATGAATTCGATTATGTACGCTCCCACGCTAAGGCAATCTTTAATTCCGGCAAGTACAACATCATCAGTTGTTCTTCCGAAGCCATCGACCGTCAGCCATTGTACAAATACGATGCTGTCGATTTGCTACTGGGCCTGCAATGCGACGACGGGCATAGTCTTCTGACGTATAAGGCCTTCCCCGACAATCTTCGCAGTTCCATCAGCCAATATGCCGTTCAGGGAGGTCGTATCTTGACCAGCGGAGCCTATATTGGTCGTGACATGAAAAGTGACGATGACATTTTCTTCCTTTCCGAAGTCCTTAAATGTCAGCACTTCGGAACTTATCGCGACTCCATTGAGACCATCAAGGGACTGGGCACCACTTTCGATTTCTATCACCAGCTAAACGAGCAGCATTATGCCGCCACGTCGTGCGATGTTCTGATGCCTGTTTCTGAAGGAGCCTTCTGTGCCATGCTTTACGGCAATGGAACAAGTGCTGCCACAGCCTATCGCGGCCCTGGCTACAGAACCTTCACAATGGGCTTTCCCTTGGAATGCATCAAGGAAGACAGCAAGCGGACAGCCATCATGCGGGGAGTTCTGAATTTCCTTCTGCAATAA
- a CDS encoding YgiQ family radical SAM protein has translation MEYRLTDFLPTTKKELELRGWDEVDIILFSADAYVDHPSFGAAVIGRTLEAAGYRVAIIPQPDWHGDYRDFKKLGRPRLFFGIAPGCMDSMVNKYTAARRLRSEDAYSPDGRHDMRPEYPTIVYAKILKELYPDVPVVLGGIEASLRRVTHYDYWSDELKKCLLCYSPADMITYGMGEKVTIQLAHRLAAGEHIKDIKDLPQTVFLARKEDIPGGITDCDIVLHSHEECLKNKRAQAENFRQVEEQSNMMHAQRLLQGVDGRYVVVNPPFPPMTTEELDASFDLPYTRQPHPKYKGKRIPAYDMIKFSVNIHRGCFGGCAFCTISAHQGKFITCRSKESILHEVRQIVEMPDFKGNLSDLGGPSANMYGMSGKNKNACEKCRRPSCIHPQICPNLNTDHSKLLEVYRAVDALPGIKHSYIGSGVRYDLLLHRSKDEASNKAAMEYTRELITHHVSGRLKVAPEHTSDRVLYLMRKPSFQQFYEFKRIFDRINREEGLRQQIIPYFISSHPGCQEEDMAELAVITKNLDFHLEQVQDFTPTPLTNATETWYTGFDPYTLEPVFSAKTPKEKQAQRQFFFWYKPEERRGIEQSLRRIGRPDLIAKLYSGMPPQGGYRPASYGPKPADKSSNGKHTGGKPKSYNPNFTNENNRAKHRSEKPQQEKRGRNRHNF, from the coding sequence ATGGAGTATAGACTGACCGACTTTCTTCCTACCACCAAAAAGGAACTTGAACTCAGGGGATGGGATGAGGTGGATATCATCCTCTTCTCTGCCGATGCCTATGTGGATCACCCCTCATTTGGCGCAGCCGTGATTGGCCGCACCCTTGAGGCAGCAGGCTATCGTGTGGCCATTATTCCCCAGCCCGACTGGCACGGCGACTACCGCGACTTCAAGAAGTTGGGGCGCCCACGCCTTTTCTTCGGCATTGCGCCGGGCTGCATGGATTCAATGGTCAACAAATACACCGCTGCCCGCCGACTGCGCTCGGAGGATGCCTATAGCCCTGACGGTCGTCACGACATGCGTCCGGAATATCCCACCATTGTCTATGCCAAGATTCTCAAGGAGCTCTATCCCGACGTCCCTGTGGTGCTGGGCGGCATCGAAGCCTCCTTGCGCCGCGTCACTCACTACGACTATTGGAGTGATGAGCTCAAGAAATGCCTGCTATGCTATTCACCTGCCGACATGATCACCTATGGCATGGGCGAGAAAGTGACCATACAGTTGGCCCATCGACTGGCTGCCGGCGAACATATCAAAGACATCAAGGACCTTCCCCAAACGGTATTCCTGGCCCGAAAGGAAGACATCCCCGGCGGTATCACCGATTGTGACATTGTGCTCCATTCTCATGAGGAGTGCTTGAAGAACAAGCGTGCACAGGCTGAAAACTTCCGTCAGGTTGAGGAACAGTCAAACATGATGCACGCCCAGCGATTGTTGCAAGGTGTTGACGGTCGATATGTAGTGGTGAATCCACCATTCCCGCCCATGACTACCGAAGAGCTCGATGCCTCGTTCGACCTGCCCTACACACGCCAGCCTCACCCCAAGTATAAGGGTAAGCGCATTCCAGCCTACGACATGATCAAGTTCTCGGTGAACATTCATCGTGGCTGCTTTGGCGGATGCGCCTTCTGCACCATCTCGGCCCATCAGGGCAAGTTCATCACCTGTCGGTCGAAGGAGAGCATTCTCCATGAGGTGAGACAGATTGTTGAGATGCCCGACTTCAAGGGCAACCTTTCCGACCTGGGTGGTCCATCGGCCAATATGTATGGCATGAGCGGCAAAAACAAGAATGCCTGCGAGAAATGTCGCCGGCCGTCGTGCATCCACCCTCAGATTTGCCCGAACCTGAATACCGACCATTCCAAGCTACTCGAAGTATATCGTGCTGTCGATGCCCTCCCTGGCATCAAGCATAGCTATATTGGTAGCGGTGTGCGTTATGACTTGCTCTTACATCGTAGTAAGGACGAAGCCAGCAACAAGGCAGCCATGGAATATACCCGTGAACTGATAACGCACCACGTTAGTGGACGCCTCAAGGTAGCCCCCGAGCACACCAGCGACCGGGTACTCTATTTGATGCGCAAGCCCTCTTTCCAGCAGTTCTACGAATTCAAGCGCATCTTCGACCGTATCAATCGCGAAGAAGGCTTACGCCAGCAAATCATCCCCTACTTCATCTCCAGTCACCCTGGTTGTCAGGAGGAAGATATGGCCGAGCTGGCTGTCATCACCAAGAACCTCGATTTCCATTTGGAACAGGTGCAGGACTTCACGCCCACGCCACTCACCAATGCCACCGAGACCTGGTACACAGGCTTCGACCCATACACCCTCGAACCCGTGTTCAGTGCCAAGACGCCGAAAGAGAAGCAGGCCCAGCGACAGTTCTTCTTCTGGTACAAACCTGAAGAGCGCCGTGGCATCGAACAGTCCCTACGCCGCATTGGCCGTCCCGACCTTATAGCAAAACTCTACAGCGGAATGCCTCCGCAAGGCGGTTATCGCCCGGCCTCCTATGGGCCTAAGCCTGCCGACAAGTCGTCGAACGGTAAACACACTGGCGGCAAGCCCAAATCATACAATCCGAATTTCACCAATGAAAATAATAGAGCAAAGCATCGTAGCGAAAAACCCCAGCAAGAAAAGCGAGGACGGAATCGTCACAACTTCTGA
- a CDS encoding type II toxin-antitoxin system Phd/YefM family antitoxin, translating to MVVVTGRDFRANTAKYIDVAFRGEDVVVKSRAGSFRVVPITEDDIVVNKRDLAAELRGALIEAKESIDGKRKLNTLDHLINELRNSND from the coding sequence ATGGTAGTTGTAACAGGTAGAGATTTTAGGGCGAATACGGCAAAATATATTGACGTAGCTTTTCGAGGCGAGGACGTGGTAGTAAAATCACGTGCAGGCAGTTTTCGCGTTGTTCCCATTACAGAGGACGACATTGTAGTTAACAAGCGCGACTTGGCAGCAGAGCTTCGTGGAGCTTTGATTGAGGCCAAGGAATCTATTGACGGCAAACGTAAGCTGAATACCTTAGACCATTTAATCAATGAACTTCGAAATTCAAACGACTAG